The following coding sequences lie in one Rutidosis leptorrhynchoides isolate AG116_Rl617_1_P2 chromosome 6, CSIRO_AGI_Rlap_v1, whole genome shotgun sequence genomic window:
- the LOC139851510 gene encoding inositol transporter 1-like yields MTIESFPGSSGYIDAGVDKKITYFSNTYVLGLTVVAGIGGLLFGYDTGVISGALLYIRDDFEAVDKSSFLQETIVSMALVGAMIGAAAGGWINDAYGRKKATLLADVIFAFGSFVMAAAPDPYVLILGRLLVGLGVGVASVTAPMYIAEAAPSEIRGGLVSTNVLMITGGQFVSYLVNLAFTEVPGTWRWMLGVAAVPAIVQFLLMLLLPESPRWLYMKKSKSEAIVVLSKIYDPYRLEEELDQLSNALDEENERKIAISYWDVFRIKEIRLAFFAGAGLQAFQQFTGINTVMYYSPTIVQMAGFRSNQLALLLSLFVALMNATGTIIGINLIDHFGRRKLALSSLFGVFLSLILLSVAFFLESSGFTNVGWIAVLGLTLYIAFFAPGMGPVPWTVNSEIYPESYRGICGGMSATVNWVSNLIVAQSFLSVADVVGTEWTFMILAFIAVAAFGFVFVFVPETKGLTFDEVESIWKEKAWGSSRGSESLLAKEES; encoded by the exons ATGACGATCGAATCGTTTCCGGGTAGTTCAGGGTATATAGATGCAGGTGTTGATAAAAAGATAACATATTTTAGTAACACTTATGTTTTGGGGTTGACTGTGGTAGCTGGAATTGGTGGTCTTCTTTTTGGATATGATACAG GAGTCATATCTGGTGCCCTTTTGTACATTCGTGATGATTTTGAGGCAGTCGACAAAAGTAGTTTTTTACAG GAGACAATTGTTAGCATGGCTTTAGTCGGGGCAATGATAGGAGCTGCTGCTGGTGGGTGGATAAATGATGCATATGGGCGTAAAAAAGCTACTCTTCTTGCGGACGTGATTTTTGCATTTGGGTCGTTTGTGATGGCTGCTGCCCCTGACCCGTATGTACTTATACTGGGTCGTTTATTGGTTGGGTTAGGTGTGGGGGTAGCATCTGTTACAGCTCCAATGTATATTGCAGAAGCAGCCCCGTCTGAAATACGAGGTGGTCTAGTAAGCACCAATGTGCTTATGATAACTGGTGGACAATTTGTTTCTTACCTCGTTAATCTTGCTTTCACAGAG GTTCCTGGAACATGGCGATGGATGCTTGGAGTAGCTGCTGTGCCAGCCATTGTTCAAtttttattgatgttattattaccCGAGTCTCCACGCTGGCTTTACATGAAG AAAAGCAAATCCGAGGCCATTGTCGTACTATCAAAAATATATGATCCATATCGGTTAGAGGAGGAACTCGACCAGCTTTCTAATGCATTAGACGAAGAAAACGAACGCAAAATTGCTATTAGTTACTGGGATGTTTTTAGAATCAAGGAAATCAGACTTGCATTTTTTGCCGGAGCCGGTCTTCAG GCATTTCAGCAATTCACGGGGATTAACACCGTAATGTATTACAGCCCAACCATAGTTCAAATGGCTGGTTTTCGTTCAAACCAATTAGCCCTTTTACTATCTCTCTTTGTTGCATTAATGAATGCAACCGGCACCATTATCGGAATCAACCTCATAGACCATTTCGGCCGCCGAAAATTAGCCCTAAGCAGCTTATTCGGCGTTTTTCTATCTTTAATTCTCCTCTCTGTTGCATTCTTCCTAGAATCATCAGGTTTTACCAATGTGGGTTGGATTGCAGTACTTGGGTTAACCTTATATATTGCATTTTTCGCACCTGGTATGGGTCCCGTTCCGTGGACCGTGAACTCGGAAATATATCCCGAATCATATAGAGGAATATGTGGAGGAATGTCAGCTACGGTGAACTGGGTATCGAATTTGATAGTCGCTCAAAGCTTCCTTTCGGTTGCTGATGTTGTTGGGACCGAATGGACTTTTATGATTTTGGCTTTTATTGCTGTTGCAGCTTTTGGGTTCGTGTTTGTTTTTGTACCCGAGACCAAAGGGTTGACTTTTGATGAAGTTGAGTCAATTTGGAAGGAGAAAGCGTGGGGAAGTAGTCGTGGTTCCGAATCACTTCTTGCAAAGGAGGAATCGTGA